The Prevotella herbatica genome contains the following window.
GTTTGGCTACATCAACATGAGAAGTGTCACTAAACCATTTATCCATTTGCGAACCATCAGGCCATTTGTCAGCCATCGCATTTCCGGCAAGCATACCTAAAACAACCACAAGCACAGTCTTTCTTATACTCTTTACTACATTCATTGATTTATTTTTGTTTGTTCGATTAATAATACTTTTGCAAATATACATAAATTTATTTATACTATTTTATTGACTGCAGAAAATCAACTTCCACGATTCTCAGTTTTACATCGTCTTTCTTTGATGAAGCGAAGTCAAGTTCATTCGTCTTTCCTCCAGCAAGTTCCTTAATCTCTCCATATTGAGAACTGTCTATGGCAGGACCAAGCATTTTAATCGTTATATTACTGCTTTTCTGAGGACGTGGAATGTTTATATGTACATACCCCAGTGTAGCATATGTGCTACCTTGCCATACCTTTTTATTACCTTCATATACAGCCAGTGGATAGCACTTGCTGCGCCAACCAGTAAGCTTTATTGTTATTTCATCAATAGCAACTTTATTAGTAAAGTTATAGGTGATCCAAGCATTCTCACGCTTTCCGTCACTACTCCATTCAGAAAGTTCGTTATCATCAAAACTCTTTTTCACGCTGTCCGAATTACTTCCGGCATTGGCTGAAACGATATCTATTTCCTTCTTCAAATCCTTATAAGAAGGAGTCAATGGAGTTTCACCACGATCAAGATGTCCACTTAACATCAATGAAGGTATGTATTTACTCAAACCATTCATATTGTCAACAGGAAGAGTCTTCAAAGTATCGCTTACCATAGGCAATCCGGTTGCCCCAACACATAAATAAATGTTACCAGCATTGACAGTACTGCGTACAAGTACACGTTCCACGCCACATTCAACAGGAATATTTATCTGATGTATATAGTTACCATCCTTTGTAGAAGTTGCAATACCACCAATCCATTCACCTTCACCATATTGATTCCAATGAATCATTCTATTGTCAAGCGGGCAACGTCTGCCAACACTATCCACAACCTCAACCTGAATAAGAGCCATATCAGCACCATCAGCCTTGAAGCCCAATGGATTCTTTATAGTCGTAAGTTTCAGATGATGAGGTTTACCAACGGTCTCAACAGAATATCTTGATAATTCATGTCGATTAGAATCATAGCTTACAGCCTCAAGCTTTCCAGGTTCATAGGCAAGATGATCAAAGGTAAACAGATAGCGATAACTATTTATTCCTGTTGCAATCTTCTTGCCATTAAGCAGTAAGTCAACACTTGTGCCATTGCTGATAACATAAACAGGCTTAACAGTACCAGCATTATAATTCCAATGTCCAACAATATAAGTATGATTATTTTCTGGAGTAACCCAGCCGTCCCACATCACTTGCATTGCATAAAATGCATCTTTAGGTATGCGCATCGCATCAGTAACACCACTTGTGCGGAAATTTGCTTCGCCACGCCAATGGGTATTGGTATCAGAGAATACGATCTTCGCTCCACCTGCATTAACACGACTACCAGTTCCAGGGCGTTCAAGATAATAATCATACCAAGACTTTACCTGTCCTACGGCAAACATATCCATATTGTGATTATAGTCAGGAGCTGCAGCGTTGCGATAAAGCGGACCATCTCCCTCCTTGTGATAAGGATAGCTGTATTCATCCCAATACTTGCGCAATCCCTCGTCACGATAATATTCCATCATCCACATAGGATGCTTGCGGCTCTTGTTAACATATAACATTTCACCGCCATACTCAGCCTCATCAATATCCAGCATCTCACGACTACCCATAGCACGACCACCATAAGAATCATACTCATCACGAATAGCTTTCAGCTCAATCATGTGTTCACGACTTATGCTTTCATTACCTCCTTCATAAAAAAGGATGCTTGGATTATTACGATTATATATGATAGCGTCACGCATGAGCATGCTGCGCTGTTCCCATTTTCTGCCAGTAACATCATGTTCTGCGTCTCCGGCAGGCATAGACTCGATCAAGCCTACACGGTCACAACTTTCAACATCCTGTTTCCAAGGTGTTACATGCATCCATCTTACAAGATTTCCACCACTCTCTACTTGCAATTTATTGCTATAATCGCTAAGCCATGCTGGCACACTCATCCCTACTCCAGGCCATTCATTACTTGTGCGCTGAGCATAACCATGCATTGATATCACACGATCATTAAGCCATATTTTCCCCTCGGCAAAGCGTGTCTTGCGAAATCCTGTACGTGTTACAACATCATCAATCTTGCTTCCATCATCAGACTTCAATAGACTATTTACAGTGTAAAGATAGCCATATCCCCAACTCCAGAAATGAGCATTGCTGATATTTCCACTAACTTTCACTATACGAGTTTCTCCAGGTTGCAAAATATAGCGTTCACCTTCGAAATTTCCCACTTGGTTTCCTTCACGGTCAAGCACATTTGCAAAGAAACGAAACGAGCGTGGAACATTATCGTCATTGCAAACCTGACTTTCAACATTCACCTTCACCTTATGTCCCGCAATATCATAATCAGAACCATATATGTAAGTGCCGATAGTATTCAGATTACTGTATAAAGGGAGTGTCTGATAAAGTAAGTCCGAAGAATAAAGAAATACATTCTTAGGTATACCGCCATAATTGGCATTGAAATTCTTATCATTCCACTGGTAGCGTTGATTTGTTGCACGTTCACGATAGTTCCAACTATTATCTACACGAACTGCAATAACATTATCACCCGACTTCACATAAGGAGAAAGATCAAAGCCAAAAGCCATAACGCCATTCTCAGATATGCCCAACTTATGACCATTTAGATAAACATCGGCAGCCCATTTCACACCTTCAAATTCGATAAAAAACTTGCGACGACTGATGTTATTAAGATTAAAATGCTTGCGATACCATACCACGGAATCAGAAAGATCATGGCATGCTAGGCGAAAAGCCTCGTCTTCATTCCAAGCACGAGGAAGAGATACTGATGCCCAACGGCTATCATCAGCTCCAACAAGTTCAGAGCCTGTAGCATCCCCTAACTTTAACAGCCAACCTTCATTGAAATTAAACTTCTCACGAGCAGACAACACATCACAACATGAGAGAATTATCACAGTCAACGTTAATACTCGGTTTAAAAGAGGTTTCATTAGTAATTTGTTATTTGATTGTTAAGTGCAAAGTAAGCTATATTAATTGGTTCGTGAAATGCAATATAATTCAATTCTCGGTATTTTTGTACAGTTATCGTTTTTTTTTAGTATTTTTGCACCCAACTACAATACTAGACAACAAAACAATATGATAGCAAGACTATTAGCTAATTTAACATTTTTATGCCTACCTGCACTATTAACGAACGCCAATGCTGAAAATACCGAAAACAGATACAAAGCTAAGAGTATCTCTACAACAAACGGATTGCCTGGCAATACGATAAAGGCAATGCTACAAGACCCTTATGGATTCATCTGGGTTGGTGGAACCAGCGGGCTTACAAGATATGACGGTTATAGATTCGTAAACTTCAACGGATTTGGCAAAAACGGATATAAGAGCCTTACACAGCACATAGGACAATTATATATCGACAAAAAGAACAACCTGCTATGGGTTGGAACTTCTACATATACGCATGCTTGTTTTGACTTAAAACAAAACAAGTTTGTTGACTATACTGGTATTGGTGATACAGAACGTCCATATCGTAAGATAAGACATTATGGAAATAACACATGGATGTTTAATAACACTTCCGGAATAAGACACATCACATGCTATAATGGAAAATTTTCTGTAACAGACTACGCTGCAGAAAACCATAAAATTAACAGCAACGACATTAGAGAACTTTGCGAAGACAACAAACATGCGATTTGGGCTGCATCAACTAAGGGTATGGTTAACATTTCACCCAATGGAAAAGCACAAACATTAGAAGGCAATATTGATTTTTTGGGATGCATAACATACAAAGATAAGATATTAGCATTTTCGAAAAAGAACCAAACTGCCTACATATTCAATTCTAACGGTAAACTTACCAACAAATGCGTATTGGCTTCCGTAATGGGGCGAATAGGAGCTATCAAAGGTTCTATCGTATGGCATGGAAAATGGATTATATTCACCAATGATGCAACCTTCTCTCTTGATATAAACGCAGGTATGTTTGAGAAAGACAGTAGTCTGCAAGTACCTGCTGGAGCACAACAGGGATATATTGACGGCTATCAATTCGTAGGCAACAAGAGCGGTAACCTCTGGATTTTCCCACCAAAGGGAGATTTCAGAATATTGAGGATGATACCAAACCTTCAAACTACTAACGAGAAAAACGGTATCTTTAAAATTGTCAGGGCTAAAAGCGGTTTGTTCTATATAGCAACATACGGTGGAGGATTATTCACCTATAACTATGCCACAGGCGAGATGCAGCGTTTCACTGCCGAAGACAAAAACCCGATAATACATTCCAATTTCCTTTTGGACATTATGACCGACAGTACAGACTGCATCTGGGTAAGTGCGGAAAATGCGGGATTGAGCAGAATAACTCCTGCTGACAATAATGCAGCCTACTACATGATTGACTATAAGCAAAAAGGTGACTGGACAAACTACATGAAAAACATTTTCATGGAAAAGGGCGGAAATGTAATCGTCTCTACCATGTGCAACAATCTATACACCTTTAATGAAAAGACAAAGACTTTCTCTTTCAAGCATAAGATGAAAGCCGGCATATACGATTACCTGATTGATTCTAAGGGCAACGAATGGCTTGCCACACGTGGTGACGGCATTTATCTGAACGGAAAGAAAATGATTTTGCGAGCAGATGGCAAACATGTTGACGCAAATGATTTCTTTAGTGTAGAAGAAGACAAATACGGCAGAATATGGATTGGCAGTTGGGGATATGGTATCTATATGACAAGATATAGTAATACCGGAATTCTTAACGCAAAAAACTTACTCACTGGAGAATTCAATGAGAACCGAATCCACGACATGAAAATTACGCCTCAGGGCAAAATGTATATAGCTACATTCAACGGACTGTATTATGCAAATATCAATAAACGCAACATAAGCAATAATGACTTTTATGCATACAACGTTATAAACGGCAAATTCCCAGTTGATGAGGTTAACTGTATTATGCCAGACCGCAACAATGTTGTTTGGGCTGGAACTGTAGGTGGCGGCTTGGTGAGATGCGACTTTTCAAAAGGACCACACAGGATGACATTCAGGATGATTTCTAAAACGGAAGGACTGTCAAACAACAACGTACGTTCATTAGTAAAAGACCGTTTCGGCTATATCTGGGCAGGAACAGATGAAGGATTATCGAGAGTAGATACAAGAGACAACTACGTGAGGAAGTATATTCTTACCAACAACGTACAAAGCAACAGCTGTGCCGATAATAGTGCAATGGTGCTAAGTAATGGTAATATCGCTTTCGGAACTTGTTACGGATTAGTTGTTCTGAATCCTGCAAATGAAAAAGATGTCAAGGATAAGAAGTCAGCATCCAAGGTTTATATAAGTGACATTCATGTAAACGGTAATTCTATCTACGATGGACTAGACTCGGCAAGTGATTTGAATTCAGCACTTGACGCTACAGGTCGCATGACACTTGAACATACACAGAACTCACTGACATTATATTTTTCAAACTTTGCCTATCAGGATATAGAATCGCAGTTATACCAATACTATCTTGAAGGATTGGATAAAACTTGGAGACGTGCCACAAGTGATTCGCATGTGGAATACTCTAATCTTTCACCAGGTAAATATATATTCCATATAAAGGCATTAGCGAAAAATGTATGGGGTAGCGAAACACAACTTGTTATCGTCATTAACCAGCCTTGGTATAACACGTGGTTAGCTTGGATCATATATCTGTCAATAATATTCATAGCAGGATATGCTTTCTATAGAAACGCTAAAGAAAAACTAAAACTCAGTCAGAAAATACGAGTTGAGAAGGAACTGGCTGATTTCAGAATTAACTTCTTCACCCACATAACTCATGAGTTCCGCACTCCTTTGGCTATCATACAGAATGCCATCGACAAATTAGCACAACCCGGCGTACCTACAAGAAGTAATATTCAGACAGCGAAACGAGGCACTCATAGACTATTGAGATTGGTAAATCAATTCATGGAATTCAGAAAGATTGATACTGGGAACGTGAAACTTAATGTTGAAAAAGATGATATCATTGCTTTCATACATGAGATATACCAAGATTTATGGAGCGTAGCAAACCAGAAAGATATAAGTTACAGTTTCCTTCCTTTCAAAAAAAGCTACGAAATGCTCTTTGACCATCAGATTGTTGAGACAATGGTTTATAATCTGCTTTCAAATGCAGTGAAATATACAACAGAAAACGGAAATGTGCAAGTACGTGTAAGGCACGATGAAGAAAATGACAAACTATTTATTGAGGTTGAAGACA
Protein-coding sequences here:
- a CDS encoding hybrid sensor histidine kinase/response regulator transcription factor codes for the protein MIARLLANLTFLCLPALLTNANAENTENRYKAKSISTTNGLPGNTIKAMLQDPYGFIWVGGTSGLTRYDGYRFVNFNGFGKNGYKSLTQHIGQLYIDKKNNLLWVGTSTYTHACFDLKQNKFVDYTGIGDTERPYRKIRHYGNNTWMFNNTSGIRHITCYNGKFSVTDYAAENHKINSNDIRELCEDNKHAIWAASTKGMVNISPNGKAQTLEGNIDFLGCITYKDKILAFSKKNQTAYIFNSNGKLTNKCVLASVMGRIGAIKGSIVWHGKWIIFTNDATFSLDINAGMFEKDSSLQVPAGAQQGYIDGYQFVGNKSGNLWIFPPKGDFRILRMIPNLQTTNEKNGIFKIVRAKSGLFYIATYGGGLFTYNYATGEMQRFTAEDKNPIIHSNFLLDIMTDSTDCIWVSAENAGLSRITPADNNAAYYMIDYKQKGDWTNYMKNIFMEKGGNVIVSTMCNNLYTFNEKTKTFSFKHKMKAGIYDYLIDSKGNEWLATRGDGIYLNGKKMILRADGKHVDANDFFSVEEDKYGRIWIGSWGYGIYMTRYSNTGILNAKNLLTGEFNENRIHDMKITPQGKMYIATFNGLYYANINKRNISNNDFYAYNVINGKFPVDEVNCIMPDRNNVVWAGTVGGGLVRCDFSKGPHRMTFRMISKTEGLSNNNVRSLVKDRFGYIWAGTDEGLSRVDTRDNYVRKYILTNNVQSNSCADNSAMVLSNGNIAFGTCYGLVVLNPANEKDVKDKKSASKVYISDIHVNGNSIYDGLDSASDLNSALDATGRMTLEHTQNSLTLYFSNFAYQDIESQLYQYYLEGLDKTWRRATSDSHVEYSNLSPGKYIFHIKALAKNVWGSETQLVIVINQPWYNTWLAWIIYLSIIFIAGYAFYRNAKEKLKLSQKIRVEKELADFRINFFTHITHEFRTPLAIIQNAIDKLAQPGVPTRSNIQTAKRGTHRLLRLVNQFMEFRKIDTGNVKLNVEKDDIIAFIHEIYQDLWSVANQKDISYSFLPFKKSYEMLFDHQIVETMVYNLLSNAVKYTTENGNVQVRVRHDEENDKLFIEVEDNGVGISPEQQATLFEPFMHGYVSKGGMGIGLYTAHMMAQQHYGDLTYKSTSPKGGSLFTITLPTDEDIFQPEDYCADTAINTDYKDDERSIQLIKEMAPEALNNQKIVIIEDDPDMMEQIKGEVGIYFNAIGFCNGKTGYEGAIKEHPDLILCDIMLPDMNGYEIVKKLKEHNEFKHTPVIMLTALDDENHQIKGYQAGADDYMIKPCNFNLLIARMIQLIKWNTTCGEVESTPTENNATVADAPILTNKADKIFRQQVASIISQHIGDADFNVDRLAQIMCMGRTKFYGKMKEVYGVSPNRYLINERMEYAAKLILEGKYTISEISYKVGILDSSYFNKCFKARYGIVPSKYQG
- a CDS encoding sugar-binding domain-containing protein, with product MKPLLNRVLTLTVIILSCCDVLSAREKFNFNEGWLLKLGDATGSELVGADDSRWASVSLPRAWNEDEAFRLACHDLSDSVVWYRKHFNLNNISRRKFFIEFEGVKWAADVYLNGHKLGISENGVMAFGFDLSPYVKSGDNVIAVRVDNSWNYRERATNQRYQWNDKNFNANYGGIPKNVFLYSSDLLYQTLPLYSNLNTIGTYIYGSDYDIAGHKVKVNVESQVCNDDNVPRSFRFFANVLDREGNQVGNFEGERYILQPGETRIVKVSGNISNAHFWSWGYGYLYTVNSLLKSDDGSKIDDVVTRTGFRKTRFAEGKIWLNDRVISMHGYAQRTSNEWPGVGMSVPAWLSDYSNKLQVESGGNLVRWMHVTPWKQDVESCDRVGLIESMPAGDAEHDVTGRKWEQRSMLMRDAIIYNRNNPSILFYEGGNESISREHMIELKAIRDEYDSYGGRAMGSREMLDIDEAEYGGEMLYVNKSRKHPMWMMEYYRDEGLRKYWDEYSYPYHKEGDGPLYRNAAAPDYNHNMDMFAVGQVKSWYDYYLERPGTGSRVNAGGAKIVFSDTNTHWRGEANFRTSGVTDAMRIPKDAFYAMQVMWDGWVTPENNHTYIVGHWNYNAGTVKPVYVISNGTSVDLLLNGKKIATGINSYRYLFTFDHLAYEPGKLEAVSYDSNRHELSRYSVETVGKPHHLKLTTIKNPLGFKADGADMALIQVEVVDSVGRRCPLDNRMIHWNQYGEGEWIGGIATSTKDGNYIHQINIPVECGVERVLVRSTVNAGNIYLCVGATGLPMVSDTLKTLPVDNMNGLSKYIPSLMLSGHLDRGETPLTPSYKDLKKEIDIVSANAGSNSDSVKKSFDDNELSEWSSDGKRENAWITYNFTNKVAIDEITIKLTGWRSKCYPLAVYEGNKKVWQGSTYATLGYVHINIPRPQKSSNITIKMLGPAIDSSQYGEIKELAGGKTNELDFASSKKDDVKLRIVEVDFLQSIK